A genomic region of Venturia canescens isolate UGA chromosome 9, ASM1945775v1, whole genome shotgun sequence contains the following coding sequences:
- the LOC122415526 gene encoding serine/threonine-protein kinase pakA-like isoform X2 — MTTTTIKVYANCLRPDIEYKTLSITYETTCREVVQNLLNKFRMRHRDSRLFYLTMEVTVRRANVRTVLPLDEDARPAVLQSCHPRGDSRFSLQTRRGGLVKIYDSALMSGSKYKSLLISEQTTVDELIQMLLSCYSSTERVEQFSLYEVSEGEEYQRKLHPDDSPLRVTQRWTSIDRHLRIRRNPDYNPHRRKSMWASDSSITMAMSRLHLHNSQVQQQLQQQQSNLSSSHNNNNHNSRHLFLRQCPNNNNNNNNNNNNNNKSHNHNHNHKNCQSRLPPVTSGPTSTETMTTSTSMIQLQTPARIVASHNNQLSKHQTQQKSSQLAQSLPSTPLTKKHLTTSSGYSDYENYLFI, encoded by the exons ACGACGATCAAGGTGTACGCAAATTGCTTGAGACCCGACATCGAGTACAAGACATTAAGCATCACCTACGAAACGACCTGTCGCGAGGTCGTACAAAATTTGTTGAACAAATTTCGCATGAGGCATCGAGATTCCAGACTCTTTTATCTCACGATGGAAGTCACCGTCCGACGAGCCAACGTTCGCACCGTTTTGCCTCTCGACGAGGACGCTCGACCTGCTGTTCTCCAGTCCTGTCACCCACGAGGAGATTCGAg ATTTTCGTTGCAGACACGACGAGGAGGGCTCGTCAAGATATACGACAGCGCCCTCATGTCCGGG TCGAAATACAAAAGTCTACTGATCTCGGAACAAACGACAGTCGACGAACTGATACAGATGCTACTCAGCTGCTACAGTTCGACCGAAAGAGTCGAGCAATTTTCACTCTACGAGGTCTCCGAGGGCGAGGAATATCAGAGGAAACTCCATCCGGACGATTCACCTCTCAGAGTAACCCAAAGATGGACGAGCATCGATCGACACTTGCGGATCAGAAGGAATCCCGATTATAATCCGCACAGGAGAAAG AGTATGTGGGCTTCGGATTCGAGTATAACGATGGCAATGTCGAGGCTTCACTTGCACAACAGTCAGGTGCAGCAGCAATTACAACAGCAACAATCCAATCTGAGCTCGAGTcacaacaacaataatcacAACTCGCGGCATTTGTTTCTGCGCCAATGccccaacaacaacaacaataacaacaacaataataacaacaacaacaagagTCATAATCATAATCACAACCACAAAAATTGTCAGTCACGTTTACCACCAGTGACATCCGGTCCGACGAGCACAGAAACCATGACGACGTCCACGAGCATGATTCAACTTCAGACTCCAGCAAGGATCGTCGCATCACACAACAATCAACTTTCCAAACATCAGACCCAACAAAAGTCGTCACAGTTGGCTCAGAGCTTGCCCTCGACACCTCTCACGAAAAAACATCTTACCACGTCCTCCGGTTACTCAGATTATGAGAATTATCTCTTCATTTGA